A genomic window from Vagococcus sp. CY52-2 includes:
- a CDS encoding aldo/keto reductase, which produces MTEQTYYTLKDGNRIPVVGFGTWQAESGEIAKQAVKSALEAGYRHIDTAMIYGNEESVGEAIKESGIPRERLFITTKLWNKDHSYDKAKLAIDESLERLGLDYLDLYLIHWPNPVDYRDHWQEANAGAWKAMEEALNSGKVKSIGVSNFMIHHLKALEEIASFQPVVNQIYLNPSDQQQEIVSYCKNKGILLEAYSPLGTGDIFKLDELEEIAKAHGKTVAQVVLRWSLQKGFVPLPKSVTPSRIKENIELFDFELSEFEMGLIDALQGKAGQARNPDEVTF; this is translated from the coding sequence ATGACAGAACAGACTTACTATACTCTAAAGGATGGTAACAGAATTCCAGTAGTGGGATTTGGTACGTGGCAAGCTGAAAGTGGTGAAATAGCAAAACAAGCAGTAAAATCTGCACTAGAAGCGGGTTATCGTCATATTGACACAGCAATGATTTATGGTAACGAAGAAAGTGTAGGCGAAGCAATTAAAGAAAGTGGTATTCCACGTGAAAGATTATTTATTACCACAAAGTTATGGAACAAAGATCATTCATACGATAAAGCAAAACTGGCTATCGATGAGTCCTTAGAGAGATTAGGTCTTGATTATTTAGATTTATATTTAATTCATTGGCCAAATCCAGTTGATTATCGGGACCATTGGCAAGAAGCGAATGCTGGTGCTTGGAAAGCAATGGAAGAAGCTCTCAACTCTGGAAAAGTAAAAAGTATCGGCGTTTCCAATTTTATGATACATCATTTGAAGGCGTTAGAAGAGATAGCTTCTTTTCAACCAGTGGTGAATCAAATTTATTTAAATCCTAGTGATCAACAACAAGAAATTGTTAGTTATTGTAAAAATAAGGGGATTTTACTAGAGGCATATAGTCCACTAGGGACAGGTGATATTTTTAAATTAGATGAATTAGAAGAAATCGCTAAAGCGCATGGTAAGACTGTAGCACAAGTTGTATTACGTTGGTCTCTTCAAAAGGGATTTGTGCCACTTCCTAAGTCTGTCACTCCTAGTCGAATTAAAGAAAATATTGAGTTGTTTGATTTTGAACTATCTGAATTTGAGATGGGACTCATTGATGCTTTACAAGGAAAAGCTGGTCAGGCAAGAAATCCGGATGAAGTTACCTTCTAA
- a CDS encoding cysteine desulfurase family protein, translating into MQAVYLDHAATTPMVPEVIEEMTRIMSSTFGNPSSVHQFGRQAEFELDMARDVVASSIGAQSREIVFNGGGSEGDNTVLLDIARQMKHQGNHIITTNVEHSAVMNPLKKLMEQGFDVTFLPVDNTGKVTIEQIKEALTPDTILVSIMYGNNEIGTLNPIKEIGQLLHEENVLFHTDAVQAFGSEIIDVNELLVDYLTISAHKINGPKGVGFTYIRSGQPTPVLIQGGDQEEKRRAGTENLAGIVGLKTAVSLLTAEKKAENKEHYKQFERLILEALDEQHIEYQINGDTENKLPHILNIWFKNVPNNILLSRLDLAGFAISIGSACSAGDVKPSRIIQAIYSKDSNAAKESVRMSFGYGVTEEQIIEFAQTLVSTIQSMLKN; encoded by the coding sequence ATGCAAGCAGTTTATTTAGATCATGCCGCAACGACTCCGATGGTTCCTGAAGTGATTGAAGAAATGACACGAATTATGTCATCAACATTTGGTAATCCATCTAGTGTGCACCAATTTGGTCGCCAAGCTGAGTTTGAATTAGATATGGCAAGAGATGTCGTTGCTTCTTCGATTGGTGCACAGTCACGCGAAATCGTCTTTAATGGTGGTGGTTCTGAAGGTGATAATACAGTGTTGTTGGATATTGCTAGACAAATGAAACATCAAGGGAATCATATCATTACCACTAATGTTGAGCATTCAGCAGTAATGAACCCACTAAAAAAATTAATGGAGCAAGGATTTGATGTGACTTTTTTACCAGTAGACAACACTGGTAAGGTTACAATAGAACAAATTAAAGAAGCGTTAACTCCTGACACCATATTAGTATCAATAATGTATGGAAACAATGAAATTGGAACGTTAAATCCAATTAAAGAAATTGGTCAGTTACTTCATGAAGAAAATGTTTTATTCCATACAGATGCAGTACAAGCATTTGGTAGTGAAATAATAGATGTGAATGAGTTGTTAGTTGATTATCTGACCATTTCTGCTCATAAAATTAATGGACCTAAAGGGGTTGGGTTTACTTATATTCGTTCAGGTCAACCAACGCCTGTTTTAATACAGGGTGGTGACCAAGAAGAAAAAAGACGAGCAGGAACCGAAAATCTTGCTGGAATAGTGGGACTAAAAACGGCTGTATCACTTCTTACAGCAGAGAAAAAAGCTGAAAATAAAGAACATTATAAACAATTCGAACGTCTTATTTTAGAGGCATTAGATGAGCAACATATAGAGTATCAGATAAATGGAGACACAGAAAATAAATTACCTCATATTTTAAACATTTGGTTTAAAAATGTTCCTAATAACATTTTGTTATCTCGTTTAGACTTAGCTGGTTTTGCCATATCAATTGGATCTGCATGTAGTGCAGGAGACGTAAAACCGTCACGCATTATTCAAGCCATTTATTCAAAAGACAGTAATGCAGCTAAAGAATCAGTCAGAATGAGTTTTGGCTATGGGGTGACAGAAGAGCAAATTATTGAATTTGCACAAACCTTAGTATCGACGATTCAATCAATGTTGAAAAATTAG
- a CDS encoding DUF1958 domain-containing protein produces the protein MVLKKCLKRLFVGMIFFSFLFVTQVSAEEMPSMMDLINESGFTVNEADKPKGAVLIDANTGQFLWGENPDTPHNPASIMKLMVVYLVYQAIEEGQLTLDTTIEANERYVAISQIYQLSNNKIQLGASYPVRELLKMAVVPSSNVATVMLADLVEPNAVLMLQKMNDTAKELGMTNTKIVNITGAEISAFQGMYAAEWVDTSTLEVEASNTTTARDLATFTYFLLSKYPDILTITNSPKVTSMLGTPFEETFDTYNYSLPGLEYSYEGVDGLKTGSSPSGGFNIDMTAQKGDLRLIAIVLGVGDWADQTGEYKRHPFANAMLNYGFSHYEYKTILESGEHEIDGKVIMTDKSLYDTVKKDESYTLSLDDGNVLVVNGIEKISATIPVVEVSYKEKEEEHSVKKALKNTPVESIALSIPTTQSEWLQIAKRFWKEIVIGFISLIFLLFLIIWYIIKRNRRKRIKERMKRYSRR, from the coding sequence ATGGTATTAAAAAAGTGTTTAAAAAGATTATTTGTGGGAATGATCTTTTTTAGTTTTCTATTTGTAACACAGGTTTCAGCAGAAGAGATGCCAAGCATGATGGATTTAATTAATGAATCGGGTTTTACTGTCAATGAAGCAGATAAACCAAAAGGTGCTGTTTTGATAGATGCAAATACAGGACAATTCTTGTGGGGAGAAAATCCTGATACGCCACATAATCCAGCAAGTATCATGAAGCTGATGGTTGTTTATTTAGTTTATCAAGCAATTGAAGAAGGACAACTCACACTAGATACAACAATTGAAGCCAACGAGCGCTATGTGGCAATTTCTCAAATTTATCAATTAAGTAATAATAAGATTCAGTTAGGAGCTTCCTATCCAGTAAGAGAATTGCTAAAAATGGCAGTTGTACCCTCTTCAAACGTCGCGACGGTCATGTTAGCTGATTTAGTTGAACCAAATGCGGTATTAATGTTACAAAAAATGAATGATACAGCAAAAGAGTTAGGTATGACAAATACTAAAATAGTTAATATAACAGGGGCAGAAATTAGTGCGTTTCAAGGGATGTATGCAGCAGAATGGGTAGATACATCAACCTTAGAAGTGGAGGCATCTAATACAACAACAGCAAGAGATTTAGCAACATTTACTTATTTTTTACTATCCAAATATCCTGATATTTTAACTATCACTAACTCACCAAAAGTGACATCAATGCTTGGAACACCATTTGAAGAAACATTTGACACGTATAATTATTCGCTACCAGGATTAGAATATTCTTATGAAGGGGTAGATGGGTTAAAGACAGGTTCGAGTCCTTCGGGTGGATTTAATATAGATATGACAGCCCAAAAAGGGGATTTACGTCTTATCGCGATTGTGTTAGGTGTGGGAGATTGGGCAGATCAAACGGGAGAATACAAACGCCATCCCTTTGCCAATGCAATGTTAAATTACGGCTTCAGTCATTATGAATACAAAACTATTTTAGAGTCTGGTGAACATGAAATAGATGGTAAAGTTATTATGACAGATAAGTCGCTATATGACACAGTGAAAAAAGATGAATCTTATACATTGAGTTTAGATGATGGCAATGTACTTGTTGTTAATGGGATAGAAAAAATTTCAGCGACTATTCCAGTAGTGGAAGTGTCCTATAAAGAAAAAGAAGAAGAACATTCTGTTAAAAAAGCATTAAAAAATACACCTGTTGAATCAATAGCATTAAGTATCCCAACAACGCAATCTGAATGGTTGCAGATAGCAAAACGATTTTGGAAAGAAATAGTTATTGGATTTATTAGTTTAATTTTTTTACTATTTTTAATAATATGGTATATTATTAAAAGAAACCGACGAAAAAGGATTAAAGAGAGAATGAAACGCTATTCTCGAAGGTAA
- the mgtA gene encoding magnesium-translocating P-type ATPase, producing the protein MEKKEAANYKFFAQTSVDKLFSTFKTSLSGINNNEAEVLRGEYGENVISHKKKTPFIVEVLKAYFTPFTTVLLALAIISFITDYVIVPTDERDLTGVLIIVAMVVLSGTMTLIQSVKSNNAAEKLSNMVKVTATVLRKGEEVELPIEEIVCGDIIKLSAGDMLPADVRLIRTKDLFVSQAAMTGESYPVEKKDTFTMRNKDTETDYENIAFMGSNVVSGSAIGLVIAVGNGTLFGQIAKDVSEKHTITSFDVGISKTSWLLIRFMMVMAPTVFLINGLTKGDWLEAFLFGLSVAVGLTPEMLPMIVTTNLVKGASTMAKKGTIIKNLNSIQNFGAIDVLCTDKTGTLTQDKIILEYHLDVDGKEDDRVLRHAFFNSYYQTGLKNLMDKAIIESAEEELNMNVNAYKKVDEIPFDFQRRRMSVVIEDAFGKTQMITKGAVEEMLDVSSYVDYRGSVVPLTEDIKSTILKTVDELNEDGLRVIAVAQKTNPSVVGEFSVKDESDMVLIGYLAFLDPPKETTKDALKALKEHGVGVKVLTGDNALVTKSVCKQVGLEDEELITGSEISRMNDVELKVIAEKYNIFVKLTPSQKTRLVKVLRDAGHTVGFMGDGINDAPAMKEADVGISVDTAVDIAKESADVILLEKDLMVLERGILAGRTTFGNIMKYVKMTASSNFGNMFSVVVASIFLPFLPMLPIQLLFLNLIYDISCMSIPWDNMDADYLEEPKKWDASRIGSFMKWLGPTSSVFDITTYALMYFVICPAVVGGSYHTLGAEQQALFIAVFHAGWFVESLWSQTLVIHTLRTPKLPFIQSRASFILTTITSIGIAIGSFLPFTAFGQDLGLMPLPGQYWIYLALTIVAYLMLVMIVKKIYVNRFGELL; encoded by the coding sequence ATGGAAAAAAAAGAAGCAGCAAACTACAAATTTTTTGCACAAACAAGCGTTGATAAATTATTTTCAACATTTAAAACAAGCCTTAGTGGAATAAATAATAACGAAGCAGAAGTATTAAGGGGTGAATATGGTGAAAATGTTATTTCACATAAAAAGAAAACACCATTTATTGTAGAAGTATTAAAAGCATATTTTACACCGTTTACGACAGTACTATTAGCATTAGCTATTATTTCGTTTATTACAGATTATGTGATTGTTCCAACAGATGAAAGAGATTTAACAGGAGTCTTAATCATTGTGGCAATGGTTGTTTTAAGTGGAACTATGACACTTATTCAATCAGTCAAATCAAATAATGCAGCTGAAAAGCTTAGTAATATGGTAAAAGTGACAGCAACTGTCTTAAGAAAAGGTGAAGAAGTTGAACTACCTATCGAAGAAATTGTGTGTGGCGACATTATTAAATTATCAGCTGGAGATATGTTACCAGCAGACGTTAGATTGATTCGTACAAAAGACTTGTTCGTCTCACAAGCTGCTATGACTGGTGAAAGTTATCCTGTTGAGAAAAAAGACACATTTACTATGAGAAACAAAGACACAGAAACAGATTACGAGAACATTGCCTTTATGGGTAGTAATGTTGTGAGTGGTAGTGCCATTGGATTAGTCATAGCAGTTGGAAATGGTACACTGTTTGGTCAAATTGCCAAAGATGTTTCCGAAAAACATACGATTACTAGTTTTGATGTTGGCATTTCAAAGACATCCTGGTTATTAATTCGTTTTATGATGGTGATGGCTCCAACAGTATTTTTAATTAATGGTTTGACAAAAGGCGATTGGTTAGAAGCATTCCTATTTGGTTTATCAGTTGCAGTAGGATTAACACCTGAAATGTTACCAATGATTGTGACAACGAACCTTGTAAAAGGTGCGTCAACAATGGCGAAAAAAGGCACTATCATTAAAAATTTAAACTCTATTCAAAACTTTGGGGCAATTGATGTATTGTGTACAGATAAAACGGGAACTTTGACACAAGACAAAATCATTTTAGAGTATCACCTAGACGTTGATGGAAAAGAAGACGACAGAGTATTAAGACATGCATTCTTTAACAGTTATTATCAAACAGGATTAAAAAACTTAATGGATAAAGCCATTATAGAATCAGCTGAAGAAGAGTTAAACATGAATGTCAATGCGTATAAAAAAGTCGATGAAATTCCATTTGATTTCCAACGTCGTCGCATGAGCGTTGTGATTGAAGATGCGTTTGGAAAAACTCAAATGATTACTAAAGGTGCTGTTGAAGAGATGCTTGACGTATCAAGCTATGTTGACTACCGCGGCAGTGTGGTTCCCTTAACAGAAGACATTAAATCAACTATTTTAAAAACAGTGGATGAACTAAATGAAGATGGATTACGTGTGATTGCGGTTGCTCAAAAAACAAATCCAAGTGTGGTGGGTGAGTTTTCTGTTAAGGACGAAAGCGACATGGTATTAATTGGCTATTTAGCATTCCTCGATCCACCAAAAGAAACAACGAAAGACGCTTTAAAAGCATTAAAAGAGCATGGTGTTGGTGTTAAAGTATTAACAGGGGACAATGCTTTAGTCACTAAATCTGTGTGTAAACAAGTCGGATTAGAAGATGAAGAGTTAATTACAGGGTCTGAAATTTCTCGTATGAATGATGTTGAATTAAAAGTTATTGCAGAAAAATACAATATTTTTGTTAAATTAACACCGTCTCAAAAAACACGCTTAGTAAAAGTATTACGAGATGCAGGTCACACTGTTGGCTTCATGGGTGATGGTATTAATGATGCACCTGCTATGAAAGAAGCTGATGTGGGTATTTCAGTAGATACAGCGGTTGATATTGCTAAAGAAAGTGCGGATGTTATTCTATTAGAAAAAGACTTAATGGTGTTAGAACGAGGTATTTTAGCAGGACGTACAACGTTTGGTAACATTATGAAATATGTCAAAATGACAGCAAGCTCAAACTTCGGAAATATGTTCTCAGTTGTTGTGGCAAGTATCTTCTTACCGTTTTTACCAATGTTGCCAATTCAATTGTTATTCTTGAATTTAATTTACGATATTTCTTGTATGTCAATTCCATGGGATAATATGGATGCAGATTATTTAGAAGAACCCAAAAAATGGGATGCAAGCCGTATTGGGTCATTTATGAAGTGGCTTGGACCTACAAGTTCAGTGTTTGATATTACAACGTATGCTTTAATGTATTTTGTCATTTGTCCAGCAGTGGTTGGTGGGTCATATCACACATTAGGAGCTGAACAACAAGCATTGTTTATTGCTGTATTCCATGCCGGTTGGTTTGTTGAATCATTATGGTCTCAAACATTAGTTATTCATACATTAAGAACACCAAAATTACCATTTATTCAAAGTAGAGCATCATTTATTTTAACAACGATTACGTCTATTGGTATTGCAATTGGTTCATTCTTACCATTTACAGCGTTTGGTCAAGATTTAGGATTAATGCCATTACCAGGGCAATACTGGATTTATTTAGCACTGACTATCGTTGCTTATCTAATGCTTGTAATGATTGTTAAAAAAATCTATGTAAACCGTTTTGGTGAGTTATTATAA
- the cls gene encoding cardiolipin synthase, translating to MEKLLKVISNRAVIIVLLILLQLGVLFAIVFRFQNYFVYFYTFYLLISSFVVIKIINSRSNPAYKIAWIIPIMLIPVFGTVIYLVFGRVRFSKKEKTKMEVIQEREQLANERTVPKAKITDGNQNAIIQSNYLSKYGESSLFTHTTSEYYPLGEQAFEAMIEDLKKAEKYIFMEFFIVNDGEMWQTILDIMIKKAREGVDVRFIYDDFGCLFTLPHGYDKKLRKEGIKCCVFNPFIPVLSPIFNNRNHRKITVIDGKIAYTGGINLADEYINAIERFGHWKDNSIKLVGEAAWGFSLLFLSMWDFVNSTESRVEEFIPIYEANELPETKGYYQPYVDSPFDRETVGMNVYLNLINRATDYVYFTTPYLVIDNLLMEALCNAAKGGVDVRIITPHIPDKWYVHAVTKSNYAQLIEAGVEIYEYTPGFIHSKTCVVDGEYATVGTVNLDYRSLFLHFECGVWMYKTKGVDDVLQDHLETEKLSQLITLEEAKNVSFPKKVLQACLSVFAPLL from the coding sequence ATGGAAAAGTTATTAAAAGTTATCTCAAACAGAGCTGTTATTATTGTGTTATTAATCCTTCTTCAATTAGGTGTGTTATTTGCGATTGTGTTTAGATTTCAAAATTATTTTGTTTATTTTTATACGTTCTATTTATTAATTTCCAGTTTTGTTGTGATAAAAATTATTAATAGTCGAAGTAATCCAGCTTACAAAATTGCTTGGATTATTCCAATTATGTTAATTCCTGTTTTTGGGACAGTTATTTATTTAGTATTTGGACGTGTTCGCTTTAGTAAAAAAGAAAAAACGAAAATGGAAGTCATTCAAGAAAGAGAACAACTTGCCAATGAGCGAACAGTGCCAAAAGCAAAAATAACAGATGGGAATCAAAATGCTATAATACAGTCTAATTATTTAAGTAAATATGGAGAATCTTCTTTGTTTACACATACAACCAGTGAATATTATCCATTGGGTGAACAAGCTTTTGAAGCCATGATTGAGGATTTAAAAAAAGCTGAAAAATACATTTTTATGGAATTTTTTATCGTTAATGATGGTGAAATGTGGCAAACTATTCTTGATATTATGATAAAAAAAGCAAGAGAAGGTGTAGATGTTCGATTTATTTATGATGATTTTGGATGTTTGTTTACATTACCTCATGGATATGATAAAAAGTTAAGAAAAGAAGGCATAAAGTGTTGTGTTTTTAATCCATTTATTCCTGTATTATCTCCAATTTTCAATAATCGTAATCATAGGAAAATAACTGTCATTGATGGAAAAATCGCTTATACAGGTGGGATTAACTTAGCTGATGAATACATTAATGCGATTGAGCGTTTTGGTCATTGGAAAGATAATTCAATCAAACTTGTCGGAGAGGCAGCATGGGGATTTTCTTTGTTATTTTTATCTATGTGGGATTTTGTAAATTCAACTGAAAGTAGAGTAGAAGAATTTATTCCAATCTATGAGGCCAATGAACTACCGGAAACAAAAGGATATTATCAACCTTATGTGGATTCTCCATTTGATAGAGAAACAGTTGGAATGAATGTCTATTTAAATCTAATCAATCGTGCGACGGATTATGTCTATTTTACTACTCCTTATTTGGTCATTGATAATTTATTGATGGAAGCTCTGTGTAATGCCGCAAAAGGTGGTGTCGATGTGAGGATTATTACCCCACATATTCCTGATAAGTGGTATGTCCATGCTGTGACCAAATCAAACTATGCTCAACTAATTGAAGCAGGAGTAGAAATATATGAATATACACCAGGTTTTATCCATTCTAAAACCTGTGTGGTGGATGGAGAGTATGCAACTGTCGGCACAGTCAATTTAGATTATCGTAGTTTATTTTTACATTTTGAATGTGGTGTGTGGATGTATAAAACGAAAGGAGTAGACGATGTCCTACAAGATCACTTAGAAACAGAAAAATTAAGTCAATTAATTACATTAGAAGAAGCAAAAAACGTGTCATTCCCTAAAAAAGTTTTACAGGCGTGTTTATCGGTTTTTGCCCCGTTATTGTAA
- the mnmA gene encoding tRNA 2-thiouridine(34) synthase MnmA, with protein MTDNSQIKVVVGMSGGVDSSVTALILKEQGYDVVGVFMKNWDDTDENGICTATEDYKDVAKVANQIGIPYYSVNFEKEYWDRVFEYFLAEYKRGRTPNPDVMCNKEIKFKAFLDYAMQLGADYVATGHYAQVVRDEDGTSHMLRGVDQNKDQTYFLSQLSQEQLSKTMFPLGHMEKKEVREIAEKAGLATAKKKDSTGVCFIGEKNFKEFLGKYLPAQPGKMITLDGDIKGDHAGLMYYTIGQRQGLGIGGGQGESSEPWFVVGKDLSTNTLYVGQGFHHENLYSTHLEASDVHFTIDTPKPTEFTCTAKFRYRQQDIGVRVVLSEDQTQATVYFDEPVRAITPGQAVVFYDGMECLGGGLIDAAFYEDKQRQYI; from the coding sequence TTGACAGATAACAGTCAAATTAAAGTAGTAGTCGGTATGAGCGGTGGCGTGGATTCATCTGTAACTGCCCTAATACTAAAAGAACAAGGCTATGATGTAGTTGGAGTCTTTATGAAAAACTGGGACGATACGGATGAAAATGGTATCTGTACCGCAACAGAGGATTATAAAGATGTGGCGAAAGTAGCGAATCAAATAGGTATCCCGTATTATTCTGTGAATTTTGAAAAAGAATATTGGGACCGTGTATTTGAATACTTTTTAGCTGAATATAAACGTGGAAGAACACCAAATCCTGATGTCATGTGTAACAAAGAAATTAAATTTAAAGCCTTTCTAGATTATGCCATGCAACTTGGTGCTGATTACGTGGCGACAGGTCATTATGCCCAAGTGGTTCGCGATGAAGACGGAACATCTCACATGTTACGTGGGGTAGACCAAAATAAAGATCAAACGTACTTTTTAAGTCAACTTTCTCAAGAACAATTATCTAAAACAATGTTTCCACTTGGACATATGGAGAAAAAAGAAGTTCGTGAGATTGCCGAAAAAGCTGGACTGGCAACTGCTAAAAAGAAGGATTCAACAGGTGTTTGTTTTATTGGTGAAAAGAATTTTAAAGAATTTCTTGGAAAATATTTACCAGCGCAACCTGGAAAAATGATCACGTTAGATGGTGATATTAAAGGCGATCATGCTGGTTTAATGTATTATACCATTGGTCAAAGACAAGGATTAGGAATCGGTGGTGGTCAAGGTGAATCAAGCGAACCGTGGTTTGTTGTGGGAAAAGACTTATCAACAAATACCTTATATGTAGGACAAGGATTTCATCATGAAAACTTGTATTCAACACACCTGGAAGCAAGTGACGTTCATTTCACTATTGATACACCAAAACCAACAGAGTTTACCTGTACAGCTAAATTTAGATATAGACAACAAGATATTGGTGTCCGTGTGGTATTATCAGAGGATCAAACACAAGCAACTGTTTATTTTGATGAACCAGTGAGAGCAATTACCCCAGGGCAAGCCGTTGTTTTTTATGACGGCATGGAATGTTTAGGTGGCGGATTAATCGATGCGGCATTTTATGAAGATAAACAACGTCAGTACATTTAA
- a CDS encoding DUF1033 family protein: protein MYQVIQTYSEDEPWWFFEEWEKNIKSEEAFDKFHDAEKAFMKQYDQLKQDYEEVKCKDPYLVAFWNDEEYVYCEDCDEDLQAYRGLMLVSEYKKLDLGDNDSDEATGNSRKTKCCQRFSQSARGNQEN from the coding sequence ATGTATCAAGTTATTCAGACTTATAGTGAAGATGAACCTTGGTGGTTTTTTGAAGAATGGGAAAAAAATATAAAATCAGAAGAGGCTTTTGATAAATTTCATGATGCGGAAAAAGCATTTATGAAACAATATGATCAATTAAAACAAGACTACGAAGAAGTAAAATGCAAAGATCCTTATTTAGTCGCTTTTTGGAACGATGAAGAATACGTATATTGTGAAGACTGTGATGAAGATTTACAAGCATACAGAGGATTAATGCTGGTAAGTGAGTACAAAAAATTAGATTTAGGAGATAATGACTCAGATGAAGCAACTGGTAATAGCAGAAAAACCAAGTGTTGCCAGAGATTTAGCCAAAGTGCTAGGGGCAACCAAGAAAACTAA
- a CDS encoding cysteine desulfurase: MSFLEKATVEGCPQFYKINPKARAYTFKDYGFQATPSGNLQLVRPLDISPQAKQSPKLKITVAKDLKTLKMSLTTANGLKTINIFKSDDQKDKQEQFYYIMEDLMSFDCLEKA; the protein is encoded by the coding sequence ATGTCATTTTTAGAAAAGGCAACAGTAGAAGGGTGCCCACAGTTCTACAAAATAAATCCAAAGGCAAGAGCCTATACGTTTAAAGATTATGGTTTCCAAGCAACACCTTCAGGAAATTTACAATTGGTGAGACCATTAGATATTTCACCACAAGCTAAACAAAGTCCAAAATTAAAAATTACTGTAGCAAAAGACTTAAAGACTTTAAAAATGTCTTTAACAACTGCTAATGGATTAAAAACGATTAATATTTTTAAATCGGATGATCAAAAAGATAAACAAGAGCAATTTTACTACATTATGGAAGATTTAATGTCTTTTGATTGCCTTGAAAAAGCATAA